In the Brassica rapa cultivar Chiifu-401-42 unplaced genomic scaffold, CAAS_Brap_v3.01 Scaffold0161, whole genome shotgun sequence genome, one interval contains:
- the LOC117129803 gene encoding uncharacterized protein LOC117129803: protein MGREIDWEDFKTEFERKYFPPEAKDRLEIQFLELTQGNRKVREYEAEFTKLRKYSPYGARNEGALIRRFIRGLRVDFASRLQVVKFHSLYELAEIAVNVEEGMEKEQAMMKHAEPSRRTEGLGVRRMNNKGQFNRGRGRGRRNDRRFTNGPDVCYTCGGTGHFSSSCPYSQGRKAPDYITCFSCGEKGHYANSCPHKRQVTLPAPPTRLAIEPAPKRQAVGKQVNALELEKPEPQQPHQGPITGTLCVGGVYVHVLFDSGATHSFVTPEVVSSFKGTFTRVKDNTK, encoded by the exons ATGGGAAGAGAGATCGACTGGGAAGATTTTAAAACTGAATTTGAACGGAAATACTTTCCACCTGAAGCAAAAGACCGGCTGGAGATTCAATTCTTGGAGTTAACTCAAGGCAACCGGAAAGTCAGGGAGTATGAGGCAGAGTTTACAAAGCTAAGGAAATATTCTCCTTATGGAGCAAGGAATGAAGGTGCACTAATTCGAAGGTTTATAAGAGGATTGCGAGTGGATTTTGCTAGCCGACTGCAAGTAGTGAAGTTTCATAGCCTTTATGAATTGGCGGAGATAGCGGTAAATGTTGAAGAAGGTATGGAGAAGGAGCAAGCCATGATGAAACATGCAGAGCCATCTCGCAGAACTGAAGGGCTAGGAGTACGAAGAATGAATAATAAAGGACAATTTAATCGAGGGAGAGGCCGAGGAAGAAGGAATGACAGACGGTTTACGAATGGCCCAGATGTGTGTTACACTTGTGGTGGTACAGGACATTTTTCTAGCAGTTGTCCTTATAGTCAGGGAAGAAAAGCCCCTGATTATATTACTTGCTTCTCGTGTGGTGAGAAAGGGCATTATGCCAACAGTTGTCCCCATAAGAGACAAGTTACGCTTCCAGCACCACCCACTAGACTAGCGATTGAACCAGCCCCGAAGCGCCAGGCAGTTGGAAAGCAAGTGAATGCTTTAGAGTTAGAAAAACCCGAACCACAACAGCCCCATCAGGGACCGATCACAG gaACATTGTGTGTTGGTGGAGTTTATGTGCATGTTCTCTTCGACTCGGGTGCCACACATAGCTTTGTGACACCCGAGGTAGTGTCGAGTTTTAAGGGAACCTTTACTAGAGTAAAG GACAACACGAAGTGA